The proteins below are encoded in one region of Lactuca sativa cultivar Salinas chromosome 3, Lsat_Salinas_v11, whole genome shotgun sequence:
- the LOC111904355 gene encoding zinc finger CCCH domain-containing protein 40 isoform X2: MRGVVSMDWPLWKSIEGRQDYRGADLRDKIGRHRSPPHRNSLDRDARDRIPSQGHSSPRFGKKSEWSHRKRHHFDGESEYSGSFKLSDGGEQGRETKASSTEIKDDQLKHVQSEIDMLEDHKEQLQIYLEERIQEEDSLNSKIKELDMQLSIEKEECRRISSKIRKFVKANHRHSKIQDELKRSEARLERLGDQLGFDARAAANEEDISINILLSDEETLGNVLMSPKYDKDEMLVKDSYSPSKKRMRVHMVDADEKSKQGEWVGGRNMRFERHSRWDPDPHLGQKKNDEIRNVRPFVNNYDKPTRRKNTFTSFPLGDNKFKEAKSTTRMATTFVDEVDEELPLPPPPPLPLPLPIAQKQSAYLQQYKGGKDDDENNVDVVDDDEMLDVDIV, from the exons ATGAGAGGTGTAGTTTCTATGGACTGGCCCCTTTGGAAGTCGATTGAAG GGAGGCAGGACTATAGAGGTGCTGATTTAAGAGATAAGATTGGCAGACATCGCTCCCCACCTCATAGAAACTCTCTTGACAGAGATGCAAGAGACAGAATCCCATCTCAAG GACATAGTTCTCCAAGATTTGGGAAAAAGAG TGAATGGAGTCATAGAAAGAGACATCACTTTGATGGTGAAAGTGAATATTCCGGAAGCTTTAAATTATCAGATGGGGGTGAGCAAGGCAGAGAAACAAAAGCCTCATCTACAGAGATTAAGGATGATCAG TTGAAGCATGTGCAATCTGAAATAGATATGCTAGAAGATCACAAGGAGCAACTGCAG ATCTATTTGGAAGAAAGGATCCAAGAAGAAGATAGtttaaattccaaaattaaaGAGCTTGATATGCAATTGTCCATAGAGAAAGAGGAATGCAGAAG AATTTCCTCCAAAATTAGGAAATTTGTGAAGGCGAATCATCGCCACTCAAAGATACAAGATGAACTGAAGAG ATCAGAAGCTCGTCTTGAAAGACTTGGGGATCAGCTTGGTTTTGATGCTAGAGCTGCTGCTAATGAAGAGGATATTagcattaatatattattaagtgATGAAGAGACTTTAGGAAATGTCTTAATGAGCCCCAAATATGATAAGGATGAGATGTTAGTGAAGGATTCCTATTCCCCTAGCAAGAAAAGGATGAGGGTTCACATGGTAGATGCTGatgaaaaatcaaaacaag GAGAATGGGTTGGTGGTAGAAATATGAGATTTGAAAGGCATTCTAGATGGGACCCGGACCCACATCTTGGTCAAAAGAAAAACGATGAAATAAGGAATGTTAGGCCTTTTGTTAATAACTATGACAAACCTACAAGAAGAAAGAACACATTCACCAGCTTTCCCTTGGGAGATAATAAG TTTAAGGAAGCAAAATCCACTACTAGAATGGCAACAACTTTTGTGGATGAAGTTGATGAAGAGTTGCCACTTCCACCTCCACCtccgcttcctcttcctcttccaATTGCACAGAAACAGAGTGCTTACTTACAACAG TACAAGGGGGGAAAAGATGATGATGAGAATAATGTGGATGTGGTTGATGACGATGAGATGCTGGATGTGGATATTGTTTGA
- the LOC111904354 gene encoding peroxisome biogenesis protein 22, whose protein sequence is MADYSKQNLLQLIKRIGVYLSTKVSKILNIQDVRSFWAIAGLAVAVIFTWRALRSPNGSQRRQPKRRSPSHNNENSLPSGVSSSSQDSRTQNATNEFFQPANATLGQIVRQRLSDGRKVTCRLLGVILEENTPEELQNQATVRLSVLEVLSEITKYSDLYLMERVVDDESEERVLTALENAGVFTTGGLVKEKVLFCSTENGRMSFVRQLEPDWHIDSNPEITSQLARFIRQQVHISTKSERTASSNVFNSTSLEQFFGGV, encoded by the exons ATGGCTGATTACTCAAAGCAAAATTTGTTACAGCTGATTAAGAGAATTGGGGTTTATCTATCCACCAAGGTTTCAAAAATCTTAAACATCCAG GATGTGCGATCTTTTTGGGCTATAGCGGGACTTGCTGTTGCAGTAATTTTTACATGGAGAGCATTAAGGTCGCCTAATGGATCTCAAAGAAGACAACCTAAACGACGATCTCCCTCACATAACAATGAAAATTCGTTACCTTCTGGTGTTAGTTCATCTTCCCAAGATTCAAGAACACAAAATGCTACGAATGAGTTTTTTCAGCCTGCAAAT GCTACTTTGGGACAAATAGTCAGGCAGAGATTAAGTGATGGAAGGAAG GTAACATGCAGGTTGCTTGGGGTTATACTGGAAGAAAACACTCCCGAAGAGCTTCAA AATCAAGCAACAGTGAGATTATCTGTATTGGAAGTATTGTCAGAGATCACAAAGTATTCTGATCTTTATCTCATGGAAAGAGTTGTTGATGATGAAAGTGAA GAAAGGGTTTTGACAGCATTGGAAAATGCTGGGGTTTTTACAACGGGTGGCCTGGTGAAAGAAAAG GTGTTATTTTGTAGTACAGAGAATGGACGTATGTCATTTGTTCGACAGCTGGAGCCAGACTGGCATATAGACTCAAATCCAGAAATTACTTCTCAGTTAGCG AGGTTCATCAGACAGCAGGTTCACATTTCAACAAAAAGTGAACGAACTGCATCATCAAATGTCTTCAACTCTACATCATTGGAACAGTTTTTTGGTGGTGTTTGA
- the LOC111904351 gene encoding APO protein 1, chloroplastic isoform X1 — protein MEPVLHLGGLSPTILGSFSTHKHHIAYNWSHQSHNLHTNDRISSLFFEKCHQFQRKHKLHCGKKSRTSIVACFHPVRDTRRNKKCLTHPQNTDLPPVLPKQKKKPFPIPLKKILETSRADKKLAEKGIEKLLEPPKNGLLVPDLVPVAYEVVDAWKILIKGLSQLLHVIPVHACSECGEVHVGPTGHEIQTCHGPNSANRRSFHLWVKGSITDILLPIESYHQFDPYGTRIKHETRFDYDRIPAVVELCIQAGVELPEYPSRRRTQPIRMLGKKVIDRGGTIEPPKMPPHSEVLELDTHRALERFSCPAESDVVGIAHSTLNAYEKVRWGVGKLMRKYSVKACGYCSEVHVGPWGHNAKLCGEFKHQWRDGKHGWQDATVDEVFPPNYVWHVRDLKGPPLKSLLKRFYGKAPVVVEMCVQAGAVVPRKYRPMMRLDIVVPDNEEARLVA, from the exons ATGGAGCCTGTTCTACACTTAGGTGGTCTATCCCCAACTATACTCGGATCATTTTCCACACATAAACACCATATTGCATATAATTGGAGTCATCAATCTCATAACCTTCATACCAATGACAGAATTTCATCCCTCTTCTTTGAAAAATGCCACCAG TTTCAGCGCAAACATAAACTACATTGTGGAAAAAAATCAAGAACCTCCATTGTTGCATGTTTCCACCCTGTTCGTGATACTCGTAGAAACAAGAAATGTTTAACCCACCCTCAAAATACAGATCTTCCTCCTGTATTACCTAAGCAAAAGAAGAAACCATTTCCAATCCCACTAAAGAAGATCTTAGAAACTTCAAGAGCTGACAAAAAACTAGCAGAAAAAGGAATAGAAAAGCTCCTTGAGCCTCCGAAGAACGGGCTTCTTGTTCCTGATCTTGTTCCAGTTGCTTATGAAGTTGTTGATGCTTGGAAGATCTTGATCAAAGGTCTTTCACAGCTTCTCCATGTCATTCCTGTTCATGCTTGCAG CGAATGCGGGGAGGTTCACGTGGGTCCCACAGGCCATGAAATTCAGACTTGCCATGGTCCAAACAGTGCAAACAGAAGAAGCTTCCATTTATGGGTAAAAGGGTCAATAACTGACATTCTTCTCCCTATCGAATCATACCATCAATTCGATCCATACGGTACCCGAATCAAACACGAAACACGATTCGACTACGATAGAATCCCGGCGGTCGTTGAGCTCTGCATCCAAGCCGGTGTCgaattaccagaatacccttcacGCCGAAGAACCCAACCCATCCGAATGTTGGGCAAAAAAGTAATCGACCGCGGTGGAACCATCGAACCGCCGAAGATGCCGCCGCATTCCGAGGTTTTGGAACTCGACACGCACCGTGCTCTCGAGCGATTCTCGTGTCCGGCGGAATCAGACGTGGTCGGAATCGCACATTCCACACTAAACGCGTATGAGAAAGTGAGATGGGGTGTGGGGAAGCTTATGAGGAAATACAGTGTGAAGGCGTGTGGGTATTGCTCGGAGGTCCATGTGGGCCCGTGGGGCCATAACGCGAAGCTTTGTGGGGAGTTTAAGCATCAATGGAGAGACGGGAAACACGGGTGGCAGGATGCCACGGTGGACGAGGTTTTCCCGCCAAATTACGTGTGGCATGTTCGGGATTTGAAGGGCCCGCCATTGAAGAGTTTGTTGAAGCGGTTTTATGGGAAGGCTCCGGTGGTGGTTGAGATGTGTGTGCAGGCGGGGGCGGTGGTCCCACGTAAGTACAGGCCGATGATGAGGCTCGATATTGTGGTCCCGGATAACGAGGAGGCTCGGTTAGTTGCTTAA
- the LOC111904351 gene encoding APO protein 1, chloroplastic isoform X2 encodes MEPVLHLGGLSPTILGSFSTHKHHIAYNWSHQSHNLHTNDRISSLFFEKCHQRKHKLHCGKKSRTSIVACFHPVRDTRRNKKCLTHPQNTDLPPVLPKQKKKPFPIPLKKILETSRADKKLAEKGIEKLLEPPKNGLLVPDLVPVAYEVVDAWKILIKGLSQLLHVIPVHACSECGEVHVGPTGHEIQTCHGPNSANRRSFHLWVKGSITDILLPIESYHQFDPYGTRIKHETRFDYDRIPAVVELCIQAGVELPEYPSRRRTQPIRMLGKKVIDRGGTIEPPKMPPHSEVLELDTHRALERFSCPAESDVVGIAHSTLNAYEKVRWGVGKLMRKYSVKACGYCSEVHVGPWGHNAKLCGEFKHQWRDGKHGWQDATVDEVFPPNYVWHVRDLKGPPLKSLLKRFYGKAPVVVEMCVQAGAVVPRKYRPMMRLDIVVPDNEEARLVA; translated from the exons ATGGAGCCTGTTCTACACTTAGGTGGTCTATCCCCAACTATACTCGGATCATTTTCCACACATAAACACCATATTGCATATAATTGGAGTCATCAATCTCATAACCTTCATACCAATGACAGAATTTCATCCCTCTTCTTTGAAAAATGCCACCAG CGCAAACATAAACTACATTGTGGAAAAAAATCAAGAACCTCCATTGTTGCATGTTTCCACCCTGTTCGTGATACTCGTAGAAACAAGAAATGTTTAACCCACCCTCAAAATACAGATCTTCCTCCTGTATTACCTAAGCAAAAGAAGAAACCATTTCCAATCCCACTAAAGAAGATCTTAGAAACTTCAAGAGCTGACAAAAAACTAGCAGAAAAAGGAATAGAAAAGCTCCTTGAGCCTCCGAAGAACGGGCTTCTTGTTCCTGATCTTGTTCCAGTTGCTTATGAAGTTGTTGATGCTTGGAAGATCTTGATCAAAGGTCTTTCACAGCTTCTCCATGTCATTCCTGTTCATGCTTGCAG CGAATGCGGGGAGGTTCACGTGGGTCCCACAGGCCATGAAATTCAGACTTGCCATGGTCCAAACAGTGCAAACAGAAGAAGCTTCCATTTATGGGTAAAAGGGTCAATAACTGACATTCTTCTCCCTATCGAATCATACCATCAATTCGATCCATACGGTACCCGAATCAAACACGAAACACGATTCGACTACGATAGAATCCCGGCGGTCGTTGAGCTCTGCATCCAAGCCGGTGTCgaattaccagaatacccttcacGCCGAAGAACCCAACCCATCCGAATGTTGGGCAAAAAAGTAATCGACCGCGGTGGAACCATCGAACCGCCGAAGATGCCGCCGCATTCCGAGGTTTTGGAACTCGACACGCACCGTGCTCTCGAGCGATTCTCGTGTCCGGCGGAATCAGACGTGGTCGGAATCGCACATTCCACACTAAACGCGTATGAGAAAGTGAGATGGGGTGTGGGGAAGCTTATGAGGAAATACAGTGTGAAGGCGTGTGGGTATTGCTCGGAGGTCCATGTGGGCCCGTGGGGCCATAACGCGAAGCTTTGTGGGGAGTTTAAGCATCAATGGAGAGACGGGAAACACGGGTGGCAGGATGCCACGGTGGACGAGGTTTTCCCGCCAAATTACGTGTGGCATGTTCGGGATTTGAAGGGCCCGCCATTGAAGAGTTTGTTGAAGCGGTTTTATGGGAAGGCTCCGGTGGTGGTTGAGATGTGTGTGCAGGCGGGGGCGGTGGTCCCACGTAAGTACAGGCCGATGATGAGGCTCGATATTGTGGTCCCGGATAACGAGGAGGCTCGGTTAGTTGCTTAA
- the LOC111904353 gene encoding cyclin-U1-1 yields the protein MLAISVTDDGQNRLPEQSEQDPSTPRVLSILSVVLERLVNRNEILSLSSGGGVPARLGKNLEAFHGVRPPAITIAKYLDRIYKYTNCSPACFVVGYVYIDRLVHRHPGSLVVRLNVHRLLVTSIMVAAKILDDVHYNNAFYARVGGVTNAELNRLEVEFLFMLDFELTVTSRVFESYCLHLEREMILWNGTTTLKIERRIHTTNTIEDIAEIPIEEDMESFSSTLSNGNGGLT from the exons ATGTTAGCCATCTCCGTCACCGATGATGGCCAGAACCGGCTGCCGGAGCAGAGCGAACAGGATCCGTCGACCCCAAGAGTGTTGTCGATCTTATCTGTTGTTCTGGAAAGACTAGTGAACCGGAATGAGATATTGAGTTTAAGCAGCGGCGGCGGAGTACCTGCACGGCTGGGGAAAAACTTGGAGGCGTTTCACGGCGTTAGACCGCCGGCAATCACGATAGCCAAGTATCTAGACCGGATATACAAGTACACAAACTGTAGCCCGGCTTGTTTCGTGGTGGGGTATGTTTATATAGACCGGTTGGTTCACAGACATCCCGGTTCGCTAGTGGTGCGGCTAAATGTTCATAGATTGCTTGTTACAAGTATTATGGTGGCTGCTAAGATTCTGGATGACGT ACATTACAACAACGCATTTTATGCTCGAGTTGGGGGTGTGACGAATGCCGAGTTAAACAGGCTTGAAGTGGAGTTCCTTTTCATGTTAGATTTTGAGCTCACAGTCACCTCTCGTGTCTTTGAGAGTTATTGTCTCCATTTGGAAAGGGAAATGATACTATGGAATGGAACTACGACACTCAAGATTGAAAGACGAATTCACACAACAAACACCATCGAAGACATTGCTGAAATTCCGATAGAAGAAGACATGGAAAGTTTCTCTTCAACTCTTTCAAATGGAAATGGTGGCCTTacctaa
- the LOC111904349 gene encoding pentatricopeptide repeat-containing protein At2g13600: MFTGTPSFLDASINESFGNLLAKFSQTNNLRAIKKVHAHLLRTGIIFISYTLQTNLAYAHTNCSQENNIQTLTKFFNSSILTHPVPFNSILSCFVRNGHPSFALKTFTFMHVNGVPIDTYALCSSLTASCLTRDIGFGKQIHTHVLKSGWGSSVFLGSALVDFYSKSMAILDAAKVFDEIPLKNTVCANALLSAYCDAKMWDNGIKLLRSMPGLHLCYDNWTFSMALSICSGMYAIELGSQLHAKVIRTIHNAKSDVFLLSSLIDLYGKCGLLIKAKQVFSMAESPDVVLWTSMLNVYGKNGHHKEVIQLFKNMLTKKVKPDGVAFVTVISACGHTGQIDLGTEYFKSMGRDFGLNPDPEHYGCLVDLFCRAGELEKAWNVVKNMPSKATQSVSVWGALLSACCDHGHVDLGKFAARRALELDPMNTGIYVLLSNMYAKCGLWDEIQQLRELMENKGLKKDTGCSWNVGLR; the protein is encoded by the coding sequence ATGTTTACCGGAACTCCCTCATTTCTTGATGCTTCAATCAATGAATCATTCGGTAACCTCTTGGCCAAATTTTCGCAAACAAACAATCTTAGAGCCATCAAGAAAGTCCATGCTCATTTACTTAGAACAGGCATAATCTTCATATCTTACACCCTCCAAACCAATCTCGCATACGCACATACGAATTGTTCTCAAGAAAACAACATTCAAACACTAACCAAATTCTTCAATTCCTCCATTCTCACACACCCGGTTCCCTTCAATTCAATCCTTTCTTGTTTTGTTAGAAATGGACATCCTTCTTTTGCTCTCAAAACATTCACTTTCATGCATGTCAATGGCGTTCCAATAGACACATACGCTTTGTGTAGCTCGTTAACAGCTTCTTGTTTGACTCGAGATATTGGGTTCGGGAAACAGATCCATACCCATGTACTGAAATCCGGGTGGGGTTCTAGTGTGTTCCTAGGCAGTGCCTTGGTTGATTTCTACTCAAAATCAATGGCTATACTTGATGCAGCAAAGGTGTTCGATGAAATTCCTCTGAAGAACACAGTTTGCGCAAATGCCCTTCTTTCAGCTTATTGCGATGCTAAAATGTGGGATAATGGTATCAAATTACTCCGAAGTATGCCTGGTTTACATTTATGTTATGATAATTGGACTTTTTCCATGGCTTTGAGTATATGTTCTGGGATGTATGCAATCGAATTAGGTAGTCAACTACACGCAAAAGTAATTCGAACAATTCACAATGCAAAATCCGACGTATTTCTCTTGAGTTCACTAATCGATTTATATGGAAAGTGTGGGCTATTAATCAAAGCGAAACAAGTCTTTTCCATGGCAGAATCTCCCGATGTGGTTTTATGGACATCAATGCTTAACGTATATGGTAAAAACGGGCATCACAAAGAAGTAAttcaacttttcaaaaacatGTTAACAAAGAAAGTTAAACCAGATGGGGTGGCATTTGTTACTGTTATCTCAGCTTGTGGTCACACGGGTCAAATTGATCTTGGCACTGAGTATTTCAAGTCCATGGGTCGGGATTTTGGGTTAAACCCAGATCCCGAGCATTACGGGTGCCTTGTTGACTTGTTTTGTAGGGCGGGTGAGTTAGAAAAGGCTTGGAATGTGGTGAAAAACATGCCAAGTAAAGCGACTCAAAGTGTCTCTGTTTGGGGGGCGTTGCTGAGTGCTTGTTGTGATCATGGACATGTTGATTTGGGGAAGTTTGCAGCTCGAAGAGCACTTGAATTGGATCCTATGAATACTGGGATTTATGTTTTATTGTCGAATATGTACGCTAAATGTGGTTTATGGGATGAAATCCAACAATTAAGGGAATTGATGGAAAATAAAGGGTTAAAGAAAGACACCGGATGTAGTTGGAATGTTGGATTGAGGTGA
- the LOC111904350 gene encoding peroxidase 3 has protein sequence MKGFCLIILGVLAILGSVEGDLEMGFYGSSCPKAEKIVQDYVNQHVPNAPSLAAALIRMHFHDCFVRGCDGSVLLNFTSASGNQTEKVAVPNQTVRGFDFIDRLKSLLEAECPGIVSCADIVALAARDSIVLTGGPSWRVPTGRRDGLMSNASEALAQIPAPFDNITILTQKFANKSLDLKDLVLLSGAHTIGISHCPSFTNRLYNFTGVGDRDPTLDSEYADNLRSRKCRIQNDTTTIVEMDPGSRKTFDLSYYALLLKRRGLFESDSALTRNSNTLTFINQLLQGSIANFYTEFGLSMEKMGQIGVKTGTTGEIRRNCAVVNS, from the exons ATGAAAGGATTTTGCTTGATCATTCTGGGTGTTCTAGCAATTCTTGGATCAGTTGAAGGTGATTTGGAGATGGGATTTTATGGGAGTTCATGCCCCAAAGCTGAAAAAATTGTTCAAGATTACGTGAATCAACATGTCCCCAATGCTCCATCGCTTGCAGCTGCTCTTATCAGAATGCATTTCCATGATTGTTTTGTCAGG GGTTGTGATGGATCAGTGCTTTTGAATTTTACTTCAGCCTCAGGGAATCAAACTGAGAAAGTGGCAGTTCCAAACCAAACAGTTAGAGGGTTTGATTTCATTGATAGATTGAAGAGTTTACTTGAAGCAGAATGCCCTGGCATTGTTTCTTGTGCTGATATCGTTGCTCTTGCTGCTAGAGACTCCATTGTTCTCACT ggtggCCCTTCATGGAGAGTGCCTACGGGTCGAAGAGACGGACTGATGTCAAACGCATCCGAGGCATTGGCCCAAATCCCGGCTCCATTCGATAACATTACAATCCTCACACAAAAGTTTGCAAATAAAAGTCTTGATTTGAAGGATCTCGTCTTGCTTTCTG GCGCCCATACTATTGGAATCTCACATTGTCCATCGTTTACGAACCGTCTATACAATTTCACGGGTGTGGGTGATCGTGACCCGACACTGGATAGCGAATATGCGGACAATCTCAGATCGAGAAAATGCAGGATACAAAATGACACAACAACAATAGTTGAGATGGATCCCGGAAGTCGTAAGACTTTTGATCTTAGCTACTACGCGTTATTACTAAAGCGTAGGGGATTGTTTGAGTCGGATTCAGCATTGACTAGGAACTCCAACACGTTGACTTTCATCAACCAACTCCTTCAAGGATCAATTGCTAATTTCTACACTGAATTCGGATTATCCATGGAGAAAATGGGTCAAATCGGGGTCAAAACCGGAACCACGGGTGAAATTCGAAGGAACTGTGCAGTTGTAAACAGTTAA